The Bradyrhizobium sp. WBAH42 genome includes a window with the following:
- a CDS encoding LysR family transcriptional regulator produces the protein MDLLALADFNLVARHGGFGRAARAAGRPKATLSRRVAELEAALNLRLFERGARTLKLTQEGRALYERTGTLLTELDETAAAIASGGDRPRGKLRISAPLLFSQIAMGKLAAAFALKYPEVRLEITTEDRAVDMVEEGYDLVIRVGPDPDESLVGRIFLRDRLVVVANPHLKRPKDKLAVPAVVRGTGDRSAAWNVTGATGRLRFAVDPVLSLASLIMVRDAVRAGVGAGCLPLSLVSPDLSVGTLSHWGDIDAPEIQLWALYPSRRLLSARVSAFLDFLKEAFPKGTPEELAAFLER, from the coding sequence ATGGATCTCCTAGCCCTCGCCGATTTCAATCTGGTCGCCCGGCATGGCGGGTTCGGACGCGCCGCGCGTGCTGCGGGTCGTCCGAAGGCTACCTTGTCCCGCCGGGTCGCGGAGCTCGAGGCGGCGCTCAACCTGCGCCTGTTCGAACGCGGCGCGCGCACCTTGAAACTCACCCAGGAAGGACGCGCGCTTTACGAGCGGACCGGGACGTTGCTGACCGAGCTCGACGAGACCGCCGCAGCGATCGCTTCGGGAGGCGACAGGCCGCGCGGCAAGTTGCGCATCAGCGCACCCTTGCTGTTCTCTCAGATCGCCATGGGGAAGCTGGCCGCCGCCTTCGCCCTGAAATATCCGGAGGTCCGCCTGGAAATAACGACGGAAGACCGGGCCGTCGACATGGTCGAGGAAGGTTATGACCTCGTCATTCGAGTCGGGCCCGATCCGGATGAGAGCCTCGTCGGTCGCATCTTCCTGCGCGACCGGCTGGTGGTCGTGGCGAACCCCCACCTGAAACGACCAAAGGACAAGCTCGCAGTACCCGCCGTCGTCCGCGGGACGGGTGACCGGAGTGCCGCCTGGAACGTGACGGGGGCGACTGGTCGATTGCGTTTTGCAGTCGATCCAGTGCTCAGCCTGGCATCCCTGATCATGGTCCGTGACGCGGTCAGGGCCGGCGTCGGTGCTGGATGCCTTCCCCTGTCCCTCGTCAGTCCCGATCTATCCGTTGGCACGTTGAGCCATTGGGGTGACATCGACGCTCCCGAGATCCAGCTGTGGGCGCTCTACCCGTCGCGGCGATTGCTGAGCGCACGTGTTTCCGCCTTCCTCGACTTCCTGAAGGAAGCCTTTCCGAAGGGCACGCCCGAGGAGCTTGCCGCCTTTCTCGAAAGATAG
- a CDS encoding formate/nitrite transporter family protein, producing MSYLAPSEFVTKMVDAGESKIFMSTRDTIIRAYMAGAILALAAWFAVTINVNTGQPLVGALLFPVGFVMLYLLGFDLLTGVFVLSPLALIDKRPGVTLSGVLRNWGLVFVGNFAGAFTVAFMMAFVTTFGFTQAPDKVGAAIGNIGEGRTLGYAAHGAAGMATLFLRGMLCNWMVSTGVVGAMISTSVPGKVIAMWMPILVFFYMVFEHSVVNMFLFPSGLLLGAKFSIMDYLIWNEIPTVLGNLVGGLAFTGMTLYATHVMTLPKRQAEKAAKPRVAA from the coding sequence ATGTCGTATCTCGCGCCTTCGGAATTCGTCACCAAGATGGTGGATGCGGGCGAGTCCAAGATCTTCATGTCCACCCGCGATACCATCATCCGCGCCTACATGGCCGGAGCCATCCTGGCCCTCGCGGCTTGGTTCGCCGTCACGATCAACGTCAACACCGGCCAGCCGCTGGTCGGCGCGCTGTTGTTCCCCGTCGGCTTCGTCATGCTCTATCTCCTCGGCTTCGACCTGCTGACGGGCGTATTCGTGCTCTCGCCGCTCGCGCTGATCGACAAACGCCCGGGCGTCACGCTCAGTGGCGTGCTACGCAATTGGGGCCTCGTCTTCGTCGGCAATTTCGCCGGCGCCTTCACCGTGGCCTTCATGATGGCCTTCGTCACGACGTTCGGCTTCACGCAAGCCCCCGACAAGGTCGGCGCGGCCATCGGCAATATCGGCGAAGGCCGAACGCTGGGTTATGCCGCGCACGGCGCGGCCGGCATGGCGACGCTGTTCCTGCGCGGCATGCTCTGCAACTGGATGGTCTCGACCGGCGTCGTCGGCGCCATGATCTCGACCTCTGTCCCCGGCAAGGTCATCGCGATGTGGATGCCGATCCTGGTGTTCTTCTACATGGTGTTCGAGCATTCCGTCGTGAACATGTTCCTGTTCCCGTCGGGCCTGCTGCTCGGCGCGAAGTTCTCGATCATGGACTATCTGATCTGGAACGAGATCCCGACCGTGCTCGGAAACCTCGTCGGCGGCCTCGCCTTCACCGGCATGACCCTCTATGCCACCCACGTCATGACCCTGCCGAAGCGCCAGGCGGAGAAGGCTGCAAAGCCCCGCGTCGCGGCCTGA
- a CDS encoding SDR family oxidoreductase: protein MTILVTGATGTVGRHVVEQLVKRGADLRALVRDPAKANLPAEVTVVQGDLLDVDALRGAFTGVSTLFLLNGVVADEFTQALVALNVAREAGVERVVYLSVIHSDRYVNVPHFAGKFGVERMIEQMGFNATILRPAYFMNNDLTIKDVVLGYGIYPMPIGSKGLAMIDARDIGEIAAIELVRRERAATPLPLARFNLVGRDQLTGAKAAAIWSEALGRTIVYPGDDTAGFEKNLRQFMPSWMAFDMRLMSERFLTEGMIPDAGDVERLTEMLGRPLRSYQDFVSEITASA from the coding sequence ATGACCATTCTCGTTACCGGCGCCACCGGCACCGTTGGCCGCCACGTCGTCGAACAACTCGTCAAGCGCGGCGCCGACCTGCGCGCGCTCGTCCGCGATCCTGCGAAGGCGAACCTGCCTGCAGAGGTCACCGTCGTGCAGGGTGACCTCCTCGACGTCGACGCGCTACGCGGCGCCTTCACGGGAGTCTCGACCCTGTTTCTGCTCAACGGAGTCGTCGCGGATGAATTCACCCAGGCGCTGGTCGCGCTCAACGTCGCGCGGGAGGCCGGCGTCGAGCGGGTCGTCTACCTGTCGGTGATCCACAGCGATCGCTACGTCAACGTGCCGCACTTTGCCGGCAAGTTCGGTGTCGAGCGCATGATCGAGCAGATGGGCTTCAACGCCACCATCCTGCGCCCGGCCTACTTCATGAACAACGATCTCACGATCAAGGACGTCGTGCTCGGTTATGGCATCTATCCGATGCCCATCGGCAGCAAGGGCCTCGCGATGATCGACGCACGCGACATCGGCGAGATCGCCGCGATCGAGCTCGTTCGGCGCGAGCGGGCTGCAACGCCGCTTCCGCTCGCACGCTTCAATCTCGTCGGTCGCGATCAGCTGACCGGCGCGAAGGCCGCCGCCATCTGGTCCGAGGCGCTGGGCCGCACGATCGTCTACCCGGGCGACGACACTGCTGGCTTCGAAAAGAATCTGAGGCAGTTCATGCCGAGCTGGATGGCCTTCGACATGCGCCTGATGAGCGAGCGCTTTCTCACGGAGGGGATGATACCCGATGCCGGCGACGTCGAGCGTCTGACCGAGATGCTGGGTCGCCCACTGCGCTCCTACCAGGACTTTGTCTCCGAGATCACGGCCTCCGCCTGA
- a CDS encoding intradiol ring-cleavage dioxygenase, which produces MTQFNETDLTEAVVKSFDQTPDTRAKFLLQELVKSLHDYVSKTGLTFEEWEYAIDFLTRTGQKCTDTRQEFILLSDVLGVSMLVDAVNHRDRDGATQTKVLGPFYVGEHKVTAHGTDISPNNQTGERMFVQSRVTDLQGKPLANVPVDVWHADDDGFYDSQKPNYDEVGASARARFITDSDGRFFFRTILPCSYPIPTDGPVGEMIVQTGRHPMRPAHVHFLVNAKGYEPLITHVFMDGDKYLDSDVVFGVKDDLVAKVEPRNDPTMPDGTKANGRWHLMTYEFHLKPGGGVAPKPLGVKTAEPA; this is translated from the coding sequence ATGACGCAATTCAATGAGACCGACCTCACCGAAGCCGTCGTCAAAAGCTTCGATCAGACGCCCGATACGCGTGCGAAATTCCTGCTGCAGGAATTGGTGAAGTCGCTGCACGATTACGTGAGCAAGACCGGTCTCACCTTCGAGGAATGGGAATACGCCATCGATTTCCTGACCCGGACCGGGCAGAAATGCACCGACACCCGCCAGGAATTCATCCTCTTGTCCGACGTGCTCGGCGTCTCCATGTTGGTCGACGCCGTCAATCACAGGGATCGCGACGGTGCCACTCAGACTAAGGTGCTTGGTCCGTTCTATGTCGGCGAGCACAAGGTGACTGCGCACGGCACCGACATCTCGCCGAACAATCAGACGGGCGAGCGGATGTTCGTGCAGAGCCGCGTCACGGATTTGCAGGGCAAGCCGCTTGCGAACGTTCCCGTCGACGTCTGGCACGCCGATGACGACGGCTTCTACGACTCCCAGAAGCCGAACTATGACGAGGTCGGCGCCTCGGCGCGGGCGCGTTTCATCACCGACAGCGACGGCCGCTTCTTCTTCCGCACCATCCTGCCGTGCAGCTATCCGATTCCGACCGATGGTCCCGTCGGCGAGATGATCGTGCAGACCGGCCGCCACCCGATGCGCCCGGCGCACGTGCACTTCCTGGTCAATGCCAAGGGCTATGAGCCGCTGATCACCCACGTCTTCATGGACGGCGACAAATATCTCGATTCCGACGTGGTGTTCGGCGTGAAGGACGATCTCGTCGCCAAGGTCGAGCCACGCAACGATCCCACAATGCCCGACGGCACCAAGGCGAACGGGCGGTGGCACCTGATGACTTACGAATTCCACCTCAAGCCCGGCGGCGGCGTGGCGCCGAAACCGCTGGGGGTGAAGACGGCGGAGCCGGCGTGA
- a CDS encoding CmpA/NrtA family ABC transporter substrate-binding protein has protein sequence MTKRIRRPSETTGLSRRQLLKATGSTAALLAAAKLNFPAGAFAQDAGPEVKGAKLGFIALTDATPLFVAKEKGIFAKYGMPDVEVQKQASWGTTRDNLVLGSEGNGIDGAHILTPMPYLISAGKVTQNNQPTPMYILARLNLNGQCISVAKEYADLKVGIDTAPFKAALEKKKAGGKAVKAAMTFPGGTHDLWIRYWLAAGGIDPDKDIETIVVPPPQMVANMKVGTMDCFCVCEPWNLQLIHQNIGYTAITTGELWDKHPEKSFGMRAAWVDKYPKAAKALLMAVMEAQQWSEKAQNREEAAVICAKRQWINCPVEDITDRMKGKFDYGTGRVVDNSPQQMRFWKDHASYPFQSHDLWFLTEDIRWGKYEPNFDSKALIAKVNREDLWKDAAKTLGVAAADIPASTSRGKETFFDGKVFDPENPAAYLKSLAIKRVEV, from the coding sequence ATGACCAAGCGCATCCGCCGGCCCTCGGAAACGACCGGCCTCAGCCGCCGGCAATTGTTGAAGGCCACCGGCTCGACCGCCGCCCTTCTTGCCGCCGCCAAACTGAATTTCCCCGCCGGCGCCTTCGCTCAGGACGCGGGCCCCGAGGTCAAGGGCGCCAAGCTCGGCTTCATTGCGCTCACCGACGCGACCCCTCTTTTCGTCGCTAAGGAGAAGGGGATCTTTGCCAAATACGGCATGCCCGACGTCGAGGTGCAAAAGCAGGCGTCCTGGGGCACCACCCGTGACAATCTCGTGCTCGGCTCCGAGGGCAACGGCATCGATGGTGCACATATCCTCACCCCGATGCCGTATCTGATCTCGGCGGGCAAGGTGACGCAGAACAATCAGCCGACGCCCATGTACATCCTGGCACGGTTGAACCTGAACGGTCAGTGCATCTCTGTCGCCAAGGAATATGCGGATCTCAAGGTCGGGATCGACACCGCGCCCTTCAAGGCGGCGCTGGAGAAGAAGAAGGCCGGCGGCAAGGCTGTTAAGGCCGCGATGACCTTCCCGGGCGGCACGCATGATCTCTGGATCCGCTATTGGCTCGCCGCCGGCGGCATCGATCCGGACAAGGATATCGAAACCATCGTGGTGCCGCCGCCGCAGATGGTCGCCAACATGAAGGTCGGCACCATGGATTGCTTCTGCGTTTGCGAGCCCTGGAATCTGCAGCTGATCCATCAGAACATCGGCTACACCGCGATCACCACAGGCGAGCTCTGGGACAAGCATCCGGAGAAGTCGTTCGGCATGCGCGCGGCATGGGTGGACAAGTACCCGAAGGCAGCGAAGGCGCTGCTGATGGCGGTGATGGAAGCCCAGCAATGGTCCGAGAAGGCCCAGAACCGTGAGGAAGCCGCGGTGATCTGCGCCAAGCGTCAGTGGATCAACTGCCCGGTCGAAGACATCACCGATCGCATGAAGGGCAAGTTCGACTACGGCACCGGCCGAGTGGTCGACAACTCGCCGCAGCAGATGCGCTTCTGGAAGGACCATGCCTCCTATCCGTTCCAGAGTCACGATCTCTGGTTCCTCACCGAGGACATCCGCTGGGGCAAGTACGAGCCGAACTTCGACAGCAAGGCACTGATCGCCAAGGTCAACCGCGAGGATCTCTGGAAGGACGCGGCCAAGACGCTCGGCGTCGCCGCCGCCGATATTCCGGCCTCTACCTCGCGCGGCAAGGAGACCTTCTTCGACGGCAAGGTGTTCGATCCGGAAAATCCGGCCGCCTATCTGAAGTCGCTCGCGATCAAGCGCGTCGAAGTCTGA
- the ntrB gene encoding nitrate ABC transporter permease: MNMTATKIEVETAKPAATIAPVVALTPKRPPRTEAYARMARETAVRVIPPLVVIALLTLVWELVCRRAGSALPPPSKVFADTRELIFDPFFDHGGIDKGLFWHLSASLQRVAFGYSLSAIAGIGLGVLVGQSVWAMRGLDPLFQVLRTIPPLAWLPLSLAAFRDGQPSAIFVIFITSIWPIIINTAVGIRNIPQDYRNVAAVVQLNPLEFFSKIMIPAAAPYIFTGLRIGIGLSWLAIVAAEMLIGGVGIGFFIWDAWNSSHISEIILALFYVGIIGFVLDRLIAGLGKFVTHGTAQN; the protein is encoded by the coding sequence ATGAACATGACTGCCACGAAGATCGAGGTTGAGACCGCGAAGCCTGCCGCAACAATTGCGCCGGTCGTCGCGCTGACGCCGAAGCGTCCGCCGCGCACTGAGGCTTACGCACGGATGGCGCGCGAGACGGCGGTGCGCGTGATCCCGCCGCTGGTCGTGATCGCGCTGTTGACGCTGGTGTGGGAGCTGGTCTGCCGGAGGGCCGGCTCGGCGCTGCCGCCGCCCTCAAAAGTGTTTGCGGACACCAGGGAACTGATCTTCGATCCGTTCTTCGACCATGGCGGCATCGACAAGGGCCTGTTCTGGCATCTGTCCGCCAGTCTCCAGCGCGTCGCCTTCGGCTACTCGCTGTCGGCGATCGCCGGCATTGGGCTCGGCGTGCTGGTTGGGCAGTCGGTCTGGGCGATGCGCGGGCTCGATCCGTTGTTCCAGGTGCTGCGCACCATTCCGCCGCTGGCCTGGCTGCCGCTGTCGCTCGCGGCCTTCCGCGACGGCCAGCCTAGCGCGATCTTCGTCATCTTCATCACCTCGATCTGGCCGATCATCATCAACACCGCGGTCGGCATCCGCAACATCCCGCAGGACTATCGTAACGTCGCCGCGGTGGTGCAGCTCAATCCGCTCGAGTTCTTCTCCAAGATCATGATCCCGGCGGCGGCGCCCTACATCTTCACGGGCCTGCGCATCGGCATCGGCCTGTCGTGGCTGGCGATCGTCGCCGCCGAAATGCTGATCGGCGGCGTCGGCATCGGCTTCTTCATCTGGGACGCCTGGAACTCCTCGCATATCAGCGAGATCATCCTGGCGCTGTTCTATGTCGGCATCATCGGCTTCGTGCTGGACCGCCTGATCGCGGGGCTTGGCAAGTTCGTCACCCACGGTACCGCGCAGAACTGA
- a CDS encoding TRAP transporter large permease, producing the protein MSGTVLSAGQAAMVLFGVFIGLLIVRVPVAFALGLACVPILLIEPRLSPMMLAQETFNAYNSFILLAVPFFLLTANLMSIGGITDRLVALSRSMVGHWPGSLAQINVVLSVFFAGISGSSTADAASQSKIFIDAQSKEGYDLSFSIAITAVSAVLAVIIPPSILMIVWGGLISTSIAAMYLAGIVPGLLIAGAQMATVHIYAVRRGYPTYPKATWVEMRCAIWRSIPALMTPFIIVGGILLGWFTATESACVAVLYSVGLSAFFYRETGLRELYKALLDTGRLAGVALFCVGTASAFGWLLAYYKIPQELLANVSTWGMGTVTAGFFIAFCFLVVGCFLDAIPAIIIVGTVLEPLAKSVDLHPVQFAIISIVSLAFGLVTPPYGLCLMIACSIAGVRLRYALKDTVIMLIPMLLVLAALIVWPSVSLFLPRLIVPEMLK; encoded by the coding sequence ATGAGCGGCACTGTACTTTCTGCCGGACAGGCCGCGATGGTGCTGTTCGGGGTCTTCATCGGCCTGCTGATCGTGCGCGTTCCGGTCGCCTTTGCGCTCGGCCTTGCCTGCGTACCGATCCTTCTGATCGAGCCGCGCCTGTCGCCGATGATGCTCGCCCAGGAAACCTTCAACGCCTACAATTCCTTCATCCTGCTCGCGGTGCCGTTCTTCCTCTTGACGGCGAACCTGATGAGCATCGGCGGCATCACCGACCGTCTGGTGGCGCTGTCGCGCTCGATGGTTGGGCACTGGCCGGGATCGTTGGCGCAGATCAACGTCGTGCTGTCGGTGTTCTTTGCCGGCATCTCGGGCTCCTCGACGGCCGATGCCGCCAGCCAGTCCAAGATCTTCATCGATGCGCAGAGCAAGGAGGGCTACGATCTTTCGTTCTCCATCGCCATCACGGCGGTGTCTGCAGTTCTAGCCGTCATCATCCCGCCGTCGATCCTGATGATCGTGTGGGGCGGGCTGATCTCGACCTCGATCGCGGCGATGTATCTGGCCGGCATCGTGCCGGGCCTTTTGATCGCGGGCGCGCAGATGGCGACGGTGCACATCTATGCGGTGCGCCGCGGCTATCCGACCTATCCGAAGGCGACCTGGGTCGAGATGCGATGTGCGATCTGGCGGTCGATACCGGCGTTGATGACGCCGTTCATCATCGTCGGCGGCATTCTGCTCGGCTGGTTCACCGCGACCGAGTCCGCCTGCGTCGCAGTGCTCTATTCCGTAGGGCTCTCTGCATTCTTCTATCGCGAGACAGGTCTACGCGAATTGTACAAGGCGCTGCTCGATACCGGGCGCCTGGCCGGCGTTGCCTTGTTCTGCGTGGGCACGGCGAGCGCGTTCGGCTGGCTGCTGGCCTACTACAAGATCCCGCAGGAACTCTTGGCGAATGTCTCGACCTGGGGCATGGGCACGGTCACGGCGGGCTTCTTCATCGCATTCTGCTTTCTGGTGGTGGGCTGCTTCCTCGACGCCATCCCGGCGATCATCATCGTCGGCACCGTGCTGGAGCCGCTCGCCAAGTCCGTCGATCTCCATCCGGTCCAGTTCGCGATCATTTCTATCGTGTCGCTGGCCTTCGGACTGGTGACGCCGCCCTATGGCCTCTGTCTGATGATCGCCTGCTCGATCGCCGGCGTGCGGCTGCGCTATGCCCTGAAGGACACGGTGATCATGCTGATCCCGATGCTGCTCGTGCTGGCGGCGCTCATCGTCTGGCCCAGCGTATCGCTGTTCCTGCCGCGCCTGATCGTGCCGGAGATGCTCAAATGA
- a CDS encoding serine hydrolase — protein sequence MLAPTPASPESVGMSKAALDRVDAHLKRRYIDAGRFPGTHLLVYRRGKVAHSSVQGFADVERKVAVKDDTIYRIYSMTKPLTSVAFMMLVEEGLVAIDEPVAKYIPEWKDLGVFVAGTYPAFLTRPPSRPMLIVDLLRHTSGLTYGFQQRSNVDAAYRTEKIGEVEKSGTLQSMIEGLAKIPLEFSPGESWNYSVATDVIGYLIGKISGMPFEQFLKSRILDPLGMTDTDFHVPASKAHRFAACYSADPGGGTAFHAGQRREGLTLQDDPTTSSFLSPPSFISGGGGLCSTVADYLTFCRALLNGGELGGVRLIGPKTLALMTTNHIPGGRALPDVSRSLFSEATYNGIGFGLGFAVTMRPAETLIAGSPGEYNWGGAATTSFWIDPAEELITILMTQVLPSSAYPLRRELRSMVYAAITESNL from the coding sequence ATGCTCGCCCCCACCCCTGCCTCGCCCGAATCCGTCGGCATGTCCAAGGCTGCGCTCGACCGCGTCGATGCGCATCTCAAGCGCCGGTACATCGATGCCGGACGCTTCCCGGGCACGCATCTTCTGGTCTACCGCCGCGGCAAGGTCGCGCACAGCTCGGTGCAGGGCTTTGCCGACGTCGAGCGCAAGGTGGCGGTGAAGGACGATACGATCTACCGCATCTATTCCATGACCAAGCCGCTCACCAGCGTCGCCTTCATGATGCTGGTCGAGGAAGGGCTCGTCGCGATCGACGAGCCCGTCGCCAAATACATTCCGGAGTGGAAGGATCTCGGCGTGTTCGTCGCCGGCACCTATCCGGCGTTCCTGACCCGGCCGCCCTCCCGGCCGATGCTGATCGTCGACCTCTTGCGCCACACGTCTGGACTGACCTACGGCTTCCAGCAGCGCTCCAACGTCGATGCCGCCTATCGCACCGAGAAGATCGGCGAGGTCGAGAAATCCGGCACGCTGCAGAGCATGATCGAGGGCCTGGCAAAGATCCCGCTGGAGTTCTCGCCGGGCGAGTCCTGGAACTATTCCGTCGCAACCGACGTGATCGGCTATCTCATCGGCAAGATCTCGGGCATGCCGTTCGAGCAGTTCCTCAAATCGCGCATCCTCGATCCGCTCGGCATGACCGACACCGACTTCCACGTGCCGGCATCGAAGGCGCATCGCTTCGCGGCCTGCTATTCGGCGGACCCGGGCGGCGGCACGGCCTTCCATGCCGGCCAGCGCCGCGAGGGGCTGACACTTCAGGACGATCCGACAACGAGCTCGTTCCTGTCGCCGCCCTCGTTCATCTCCGGTGGCGGCGGCCTGTGCTCGACGGTCGCCGACTATCTCACCTTCTGCCGCGCGCTGCTCAATGGCGGCGAGCTCGGTGGCGTCAGGCTGATCGGGCCGAAGACGCTGGCGCTGATGACGACCAACCACATTCCGGGTGGCCGAGCGCTGCCGGACGTCTCGCGCTCGCTGTTCTCCGAAGCGACTTACAACGGCATCGGCTTCGGTCTCGGCTTCGCCGTCACCATGCGCCCGGCGGAGACCCTGATCGCCGGCAGCCCCGGCGAATACAATTGGGGCGGCGCCGCCACGACCTCGTTCTGGATCGATCCCGCCGAGGAGCTGATCACGATCTTGATGACCCAGGTGCTGCCGTCGAGTGCTTACCCGCTCCGCCGCGAGCTGCGCAGCATGGTCTACGCCGCAATCACCGAGAGCAACCTGTAA
- a CDS encoding bifunctional protein-serine/threonine kinase/phosphatase, with amino-acid sequence MTMSRGLQISVGQHSDKGRKPVNQDFHGVLIPEEPLLSLKGIAAVLADGISSSTVSQIASESAVKSFLMDYYCTSESWTVKTSARRVLEATNSWLHAQTRKSQYAYDRDKGYVCTLSAMVIKAATAHIFHVGDCRIYRLAGKALEQLTDDHRIIVSSEQTYLGRALGINPQLEIDYQTVEIQAGDTFLLTTDGAYEFVDARFVTSAINEHAAELDGAAKAIVEEAYRRGSDDNITVQILRIDAVPEETGVFDRTSMLPLPPLLEPRAMFDGYRIIREIHGSSRSHIYLAVDAETEETVALKIPSIDLRDNQAYLKRFLMEEWIARRIDSPYVLKPRSRSTRRNYLYVATEFVEGQTLRQWMLDNPRPDLETVRRIIEQIASGLRAFHRMEMLHQDLRPDNVLIDKTGTAKIIDFGSVRVAGVAEAAPRAADAEILGTVQYTAPEYFLGQGGSPRSDMFSLAAICYQMLTGHLPYGAQLAKIRGRSDAWKLRYRPAIDAERGIPGWIDGALRKALHPDPYKRHEDMSEFVFELRNPNPAYLNTRITPLLERNPLMFWKLTSAALACAVVVLLALLHAR; translated from the coding sequence ATGACGATGTCCCGCGGACTCCAGATCTCGGTCGGCCAGCACTCCGACAAGGGCCGCAAGCCCGTCAACCAGGACTTTCACGGGGTCCTCATTCCGGAGGAGCCGCTGCTCAGCCTGAAGGGCATCGCGGCCGTCCTCGCCGACGGCATCTCCTCGAGCACGGTGAGCCAGATCGCCAGCGAGTCGGCGGTCAAGAGCTTCCTGATGGACTATTACTGCACGTCGGAATCATGGACGGTGAAGACCTCCGCCCGCCGCGTGCTGGAGGCGACCAATTCCTGGCTGCATGCGCAGACGCGCAAGAGCCAATATGCCTATGACCGCGACAAGGGTTATGTCTGCACGCTCAGCGCCATGGTCATCAAGGCGGCGACCGCGCACATCTTCCATGTCGGCGACTGCCGCATCTACCGCCTCGCCGGCAAGGCGCTCGAGCAGCTGACCGACGATCACCGCATCATCGTATCGTCGGAGCAGACCTATCTCGGCCGCGCGCTCGGTATCAACCCGCAGCTCGAGATCGACTACCAGACGGTCGAGATCCAGGCCGGCGACACCTTCCTGCTGACGACGGACGGTGCCTACGAGTTCGTCGATGCGCGTTTCGTCACGAGTGCCATCAACGAGCACGCAGCCGAGCTCGACGGCGCGGCGAAGGCGATCGTGGAGGAAGCCTATCGGCGTGGCAGCGACGACAACATCACGGTCCAGATTCTGCGGATCGACGCGGTGCCGGAAGAAACCGGCGTTTTCGATCGGACCTCGATGCTGCCATTGCCGCCTCTTTTGGAGCCGCGCGCGATGTTCGACGGCTACCGGATCATCCGGGAGATCCATGGCAGCAGCCGCAGCCACATCTATCTCGCCGTCGATGCGGAAACCGAGGAAACGGTCGCGCTCAAGATTCCGTCGATCGACCTGCGCGACAACCAGGCCTATCTGAAGCGTTTCCTGATGGAAGAGTGGATCGCGCGGCGGATCGACAGTCCGTACGTGCTCAAGCCGCGATCGCGATCGACGCGGCGCAATTATCTCTACGTCGCGACCGAGTTCGTCGAGGGGCAGACGTTGCGGCAGTGGATGCTCGACAATCCGCGTCCCGATCTGGAGACGGTGCGCAGGATCATCGAGCAGATCGCCAGTGGGCTTCGCGCCTTCCACCGTATGGAGATGCTGCACCAGGACCTCCGGCCCGACAACGTCCTGATCGACAAGACCGGTACCGCCAAGATCATCGACTTCGGATCAGTGAGGGTCGCGGGCGTCGCCGAAGCCGCGCCGAGAGCGGCCGACGCAGAAATTCTCGGCACGGTTCAATATACGGCGCCGGAATATTTCCTTGGGCAGGGCGGCTCGCCCCGGTCCGACATGTTCTCGCTGGCCGCCATCTGCTACCAGATGCTGACCGGGCATCTGCCCTACGGCGCCCAGCTTGCGAAAATCCGCGGACGATCGGACGCGTGGAAATTGCGATATCGCCCCGCGATCGATGCCGAGCGCGGCATCCCGGGCTGGATCGACGGCGCACTCAGGAAAGCGCTGCATCCCGATCCCTACAAGCGCCACGAGGACATGTCCGAGTTCGTCTTCGAGCTCAGAAATCCCAATCCGGCCTATCTGAACACGCGCATCACGCCCCTCCTCGAGCGCAATCCGCTGATGTTCTGGAAGCTGACCTCGGCCGCGCTCGCCTGCGCTGTCGTCGTGCTGCTGGCGCTGCTGCACGCGCGCTGA